Within the Magnetospirillum sp. ME-1 genome, the region GCGACCTGACATTCGTCAAGCGAAGCCGGATCGATTGTCCAAAAGCCCCTGCAGGATATAGGCCGCCGCCATCTTGTCCACCACCTCGGCCCGGCGCTTCCGGGATGAATCCGCCTCCAGCAGGGTGCGGGTCACGGCGGAGGTGGACAGCCGCTCGTCCCAATAGGCGATTGGCAGGTCGCGAAGGCGGGCCAGATTGGCGGCGAACGAACGCACCGACTGGCATCGCGGCCCCTCGAAGCCGTCCATTTCCACCGGCAGGCCGAGCACCAGACCGCCCACATCCTGGCGGTCCACCACGGCCAGCAGCAGTTCGGCGTCCTTGGTGAACTTGGTGCGGCGGATGGTATCAAAGGGGGTGGCGATGGTGCGGCTGACATCGGAAAGCGCCAGCCCGATGGTCTTGGACCCCAAATCGAGCCCCAGCAGCCGCTGGTCACGGGCAAGGGACGACAGGAGTTCGGAGGGAGAGAGAATGGGCATGACCCGCACCATACGCTCAACAGCACTCGTCTTCCAGCCGCCGCAGAGCTTCCAGGCTGACCCCCTCGGGCAAATGGAAGATCAGGCACCAGCCGGGACCATCGGCGCCTTCCGCCGTGGTGCCCCGGTCAACCAGGGTGCCGAAGGGCAGCGTCATGGCCATGCCCGCCGGCTCACCCGGCCGGGCGCGGGCCGCATCCAGCAGCCACGGCAGTTTGGTCCGCACCGCCTCAGGGGAAAGATCAAGCCTGCACGGCTTGCACCTTATCCCCCCCGGTGCTAACGTCCGGCCACCCTGATTTACCGGAGTTTTCCGCAGCCCATGTCGCTCGACAAAGCCACCGTCCGCGCCATCGCCGAGTTGGCGCGCATCGAAGTCAAGGACGAGGAACTCGACCACCTCGCCGGCGAATTGTCCAACATCCTCACCTTCGTCGAGCAACTGGCGGAAGTGAACACCGACGGCGTCATGCCGATGACCTCGGTGGCCGACATCACGGCGCCCATGCGGGCCGACGTGGTCAATGACGGCGGCTACCCGGACAAGGTTCTGGCCAACGCGCCGGAAGCCGCCGAGGGCTTCTTCACCGTGCCGAAGGTGGTGGAATAATGACCAAGCTCACCGATCTGACCATGGCCGAGGCCCGCGACGGGCTGGCCAAGGGCGCATTCACCGCCGTGGAGCTGGTGTCCGAGCACATCAAGGCGACCGAGGCCAAGCGCGCCTTGAACGCCTTCATCGTCGAGACTCCCGATCTGGCGCTGGCCGAGGCCAAGGCCTCGGACGCACGTCGTCAGGCGGGCAAGGCCGGGGCCATGGACGGCCTGCCCATCGGCATCAAGGACCTGTTCTGCACCGAAGGCGTGCAGACCACGGCGGCCAGCCATATCCTGGAAGGCTTCAAGCCGCCTTACGAATCCACGGTCTCGGGCCGCTTGAAGGCGGCCGGCGCCGTCTCCTTGGGCAAGCTCAACCTCGACGAATTCGCCATGGGCTCGTCCAACCAGACCAGCTATTTCGGCGCGGTGGAGAACCCCTGGAAGAAGAAGTCCGACCCGAAGGCCAAGCTGGTTCCCGGCGGCTCATCGGGTGGTTCGGCGGCGGCGGTCGCGGCCCGCATGGTGCTGGGCGCGACGGGCACCGATACCGGCGGCTCCATCCGCCAGCCCGCCGCCTTCTGCGGCATCACCGGCATCAAGCCGACCTATGGCCGCTGCTCGCGCTTCGGCATCGTCGCCTTCGCCAGTTCGCTGGACCAGGCCGGCCCCATGGCCCGCACGGTCAGGGACTGCGCCATCATGCTGGGCGCCATGGCCGGGTATGACCCCAAGGATTCCACCTCCGTCAACATGGCGGTGCCGGATTTCGAGAAGGCCCTGACCGGCGACATCCGCGGCCTGAAGGTGGGCATTCCCAAGGAATACCGCCCCGACGGCCTGTCCGACGAAGTGGCCAAGGTCTGGGACCAGGGCATCGAGTGGCTGAAGGCTGCGGGTGCGACTCCGGTGGAGATCAGCCTGCCCCACACCAAGTACGCGCTGCCCACCTACTACATCATCGCCCCGGCCGAGTGCTCGTCCAATCTGGCCCGCTATGACGGGTTGCGCTATGGCCAGCGGGTGCCGGGCAAGACGCTGGACGACATGTACAAGAAGACCCGCGCCGCCGGTTTCGGCGCGGAAGTGCGCCGCCGCATCCTGATCGGCACCTATGTGTTGTCGGCGGGCTATTACGACGCCTATTACGCCAAGGCCCAGAAGGTGCGCCGCCTGATTGCCGAGGATTTCCGCAAGGCGTTCGAGACGGTGGACGTCATCTTGACCCCCACCGCGCCGTCCGCCGCCTTCGGCATGGGCGAGGGTTCGGACGATCCCGTCACCATGTGGC harbors:
- the ruvX gene encoding Holliday junction resolvase RuvX, coding for MPILSPSELLSSLARDQRLLGLDLGSKTIGLALSDVSRTIATPFDTIRRTKFTKDAELLLAVVDRQDVGGLVLGLPVEMDGFEGPRCQSVRSFAANLARLRDLPIAYWDERLSTSAVTRTLLEADSSRKRRAEVVDKMAAAYILQGLLDNRSGFA
- the gatA gene encoding Asp-tRNA(Asn)/Glu-tRNA(Gln) amidotransferase subunit GatA produces the protein MTKLTDLTMAEARDGLAKGAFTAVELVSEHIKATEAKRALNAFIVETPDLALAEAKASDARRQAGKAGAMDGLPIGIKDLFCTEGVQTTAASHILEGFKPPYESTVSGRLKAAGAVSLGKLNLDEFAMGSSNQTSYFGAVENPWKKKSDPKAKLVPGGSSGGSAAAVAARMVLGATGTDTGGSIRQPAAFCGITGIKPTYGRCSRFGIVAFASSLDQAGPMARTVRDCAIMLGAMAGYDPKDSTSVNMAVPDFEKALTGDIRGLKVGIPKEYRPDGLSDEVAKVWDQGIEWLKAAGATPVEISLPHTKYALPTYYIIAPAECSSNLARYDGLRYGQRVPGKTLDDMYKKTRAAGFGAEVRRRILIGTYVLSAGYYDAYYAKAQKVRRLIAEDFRKAFETVDVILTPTAPSAAFGMGEGSDDPVTMWLNDVFTIPTSMAGLPGLSLPAGLSQDGLPLGLQLIGRPFDEETVFRVAGVMETAANFTAKPEGC
- the gatC gene encoding Asp-tRNA(Asn)/Glu-tRNA(Gln) amidotransferase subunit GatC produces the protein MSLDKATVRAIAELARIEVKDEELDHLAGELSNILTFVEQLAEVNTDGVMPMTSVADITAPMRADVVNDGGYPDKVLANAPEAAEGFFTVPKVVE